A stretch of the Solanum dulcamara chromosome 6, daSolDulc1.2, whole genome shotgun sequence genome encodes the following:
- the LOC129891471 gene encoding uncharacterized protein LOC129891471: MEESVKGTVTSLSSLFPVEEAQKASKRVEETISERQKQLDQLRDFAADNNTLINLVQRLPDQLHHDIMVPFGKAAFFPGRLIHTNEFLVLLGEGHYAERTAKQTVEILNRRGKALEVQVESVKALMQDLKAEASFFDATASEAAEGLVEIREDYVEEASSKEASMIGIVKPELPSSSQAEDVPHVKDEEYDRILSRLAELEKEEEEAENANREELGGAGSDVGPDLVLLEEEMKSLELKERGESSRFQSTEKFPDHWHVEDSKATSKENCLPGNLAYGKFNLTENALMQPQAEEDVKAPVIAENKANAPPSEPRFDISKAFTGSIIEHTSDVNSKVQSVSCSSKPVSRFKMQRK; this comes from the exons ATGGAAGAATCAGTAAAGGGAACGGTGACGTCACTATCCTCACTGTTTCCGGTGGAAGAAGCACAGAAAGCATCGAAGCGTGTGGAGGAAACTATATCGGAGCGGCAGAAGCAGCTGGACCAACTCCGAGATTTTGCCGCCGACAACAATACCCTTATTAACCTTGTTCAGAGACTCCCCGACCAGCTCCATCATGATATCATG GTTCCGTTTGGTAAAGCTGCATTTTTTCCTGGTCGTTTGATTCACACCAATGAATTTCTG GTTCTTCTAGGAGAGGGTCATTATGCTGAAAGGACAGCGAAGCAAACAGTTGAGATACTGAACAGAAGGGGGAAGGCTTTGGAGGTCCAAGTGGAGTCTGTAAAGGCTTTAATGCAAGACCTTAAGGCTGAGGCCTCATTTTTTGATGCTACAGCTTCTGAGGCAGCG GAGGGTCTTGTGGAGATAAGAGAAGACTATGTTGAGGAAGCTTCTTCTAAAGAGGCATCTATGATAG GTATCGTGAAACCCGAGCTTCCTAGTTCTTCTCAAGCTGAAGATGTACCTCATGTTAAAGATGAGGAATATGATCGCATATTATCCCGGCTCGCTGAACTcgagaaggaagaagaagaagctgaAAATGCCAATCGAGAAGAGCTAGGTGGAGCTGGATCGGATGTCGGCCCAGATCTTGTTCTCTTGGAAGAAGAAATGAAGAGTTTAGAG CTCAAGGAAAGAGGTGAATCTTCAAGATTTCAGTCCACTGAAAAGTTTCCTGATCACTGGCAT GTTGAAGATTCAAAAGCAACATCTAAAG AAAACTGCTTACCTGGGAATCTAGCTTATGGAAAGTTCAATTTGACTGAGAATGCTCTGATGCAACCTCAAGCGGAAGAGGATGTTAAGGCTCCTGTGATAGCTGAAAACAAA GCTAATGCTCCTCCCTCCGAACCACGATTCGACATCAGTAAG GCTTTTACTGGTAGTATCATAGAACACACGAGTGATGTTAATTCAAAGGTGCAATCTGTCAGTTGCAGCTCAAAGCCAGTATCAAGGTTCAAGATGCAGAGGAAGTAG
- the LOC129891469 gene encoding switch 2 isoform X2, with amino-acid sequence MSLNTFKETLKPCTNQSFSQSSSTSYNFDTKSVNPRKPPKSSLSQQLLRLEDHTTLLQNQPQTPKKQNHFDSKKKYEKSEEGEEEEEEEKGIRFGRPKLDSLLLDQAGPYEPLVLSSLGEKPLVQVPASINCRLLEHQREGVKFLYSLYQNNHGGVLGDDMIHGRILSDVEWEIVIVDEAHRLKNEKSKLYEACLAIKTQNRYGLTGTIMQNRLMELFNLFDWVIPGCLGTREHFREFYEEPLKHGQRSSAPDRFVRVADERKQHLVSVLRKYLLRRTKEETIGHLMLGKEDNVVFCAMSELQKRVYQRMLLLPDVQCLINKDVPCSCGSPLKQVECCSRTASDGVIWPYLHRDNPDGCDHCPFCLVLPCLVKLQQISNHLELIKPNPRDDPDKQKRDAEFAAAVFGKDVDLVGGNTQTKSFLGLSNVEHCGKMRALEKLMSSWVSQSDKILLFSYSVRMLDILEKFIIRKGYGFSRLDGSTPTGLRQSLVDDFNSSPSKQVFLLSTKAGGLGLNLVSANRVVIFDPNWNPAHDLQAQDRSFRFGQKRHVVVFRLLAAGSLEELVYTRQVYKQQLSNIAVSGNMEKRYFEGVQDSKEFQGELFGICNLFRDLSDKLFTSEIIELHEKNRKEDDGTHSKQDLNVLGMCFVPEKEITASSFVGAKSRKHKEEECTAVAPVLEDLGIVYAHRYEDIVNLGPAKIKEKKEQTMHLDYPSRQPKFSTVEKRKSDTITGKENVGTVNPITIRKKSQYSLLARSMGMEEVQFSKWLLSATPAEREKVLQDYRKRKEKIPND; translated from the exons ATGTCTCTAAACACCTTCAAGGAGACGCTCAAGCCCTGTACTAATCAATCATTCTCACAATCTTCATCAACTTCATACAATTTTGACACCAAATCTGTAAACCCTAGAAAACCCCCAAAATCTTCTCTGTCTCAGCAGCTTTTACGACTCGAAGATCACACTACGCTGCTTCAAAACCAACCCCAAACCCCCAAAAAGCAGAATCATTTTGATTcgaagaaaaaatatgaaaaatcagaggagggagaagaggaagaagaagaagaaaagggaatTAGGTTTGGGAGACCCAAGTTGGATTCTTTATTGCTAGATCAAGCAGGACCGTATGAGCCGTTGGTTCTGTCTTCACTGGGTGAAAAACCTCTTGTTCAG gTTCCAGCATCTATAAACTGTAGGCTTTTGGAGCATCAACGAGAAGGAGTGAAATTTTTGTATAGCTTGTATCAGAATAATCACGGAGGAGTTCTTGGAGATGATAT GATCCATGGAAGAATTTTATCAGATGTTGAATGGGAGATTGTGATTGTTGATGAGGCACATCGACTCAAGAATGAGAAATCAAAACTATACGAGGCATGTTTAGCAATAAAGACCCAAAACCGTTATGGTCTTACAGGAACAATAATGCAGAATAGATTAATGGAATTGTTCAATCTGTTTGACTGGGTGATACCTGGTTGCTTGGGAACACGTGAACACTTCCGAGAGTTTTACGAGGAGCCCCTCAAACATGGACAGAGATCAAGTGCTCCAGATAGATTTGTTCGAGTTGCTGATGAGCGGAAACAACACTTAGTATCAGTTCTGCGCAAATATTTGTTAAGAAGGACAAAAGAGGAAACTATTGGACATCTCATGTTAGGGAAGGAAGATAATGTTGTTTTTTGTGCGATGAGCGAACTGCAAAAACGGGTGTATCAGAGAATGCTACTGTTACCTGATGTACAATGCCTTATCAATAAGGATGTCCCTTGCAGTTGCGGAAGCCCTCTCAAGCAAGTCGAATGTTGCAGCCGGACCGCGTCAGATGGTGTCATCTGGCCCTACCTTCACAGGGACAATCCAGATGGTTGTGATCACTGCCCTTTTTGCCTTGTTCTTCCATGTCTCGTCAAGCTCCAGCAG ATAAGCAACCATTTGGAGCTTATCAAGCCTAATCCAAGGGATGATCCAGATAAACAAAAAAGAGATGCAGAATTTGCTGCTGCTGTATTTGGTAAGGACGTTGATTTGGTTGGAGGGAATACTCAAACcaagagtttcttgggcttaagTAATGTTGAACATTGCGGGAAAATGAGAGCATTGGAGAAACTAATGTCCTCTTGGGTTTCACAAAGTGACAAGATTCTTCTTTTCAGCTATTCTGTAAG GATGCTGGACattcttgagaaatttattATACGCAAAGGCTATGGTTTTTCAAGACTTGATGGTTCCACCCCAACTGGCCTGCGCCAGTCTCTAGTTGATGACTTCAACTCTAGTCCAAGCAAACAG GTATTCCTATTATCAACAAAAGCTGGCGGCCTTGGCCTCAACCTTGTTAGCGCGAATCGTGTAGTGATATTTGATCCAAACTGGAATCCTGCCCACGATTTGCAGGCCCAGGACAGGTCATTTCGATTTGGACAGAAGCGGCATGTTGTTGTTTTCCGCCTACTTGCAGCTGGTTCTCTTGAAGAACTTGTTTACACTCGTCAGGTCTACAAACAGCAGTTATCAAACATCGCTGTCTCTGGAAATATGGAAAAACGCTATTTCGAGGGAGTACAG GATAGCAAGGAGTTTCAAGGGGAGCTATTTGGAATATGCAATCTTTTCAGAGATTTATCTGACAAGCTCTTCACAAGTGAGATCATTGAATTGCATGAAAAGAACAGAAAGGAAGATGATGGAACTCACTCAAAGCAGGACTTGAATGTACTTGGGATGTGTTTTGTTCCTGAGAAAGAAATAACAGCATCATCTTTTGTGGGAGCTAAAAGCAGAAAACATAAAGAAGAGGAGTGCACTGCAGTTGCTCCAGTTCTTGAAGACCTAG GTATTGTATATGCTCATCGGTATGAAGACATTGTTAACCTTGGACCGGCAAAGatcaaagagaaaaaagaacaaaCCATGCATTTAGATTATCCTTCGCGTCAGCCAAAGTTTTCAACTGTTGAGAAGAGAAAATCCGACACCATAACTGGGAAGGAGAATGTAGGAACTGTCAATCCTATAACGATCCGCAAAAAGAGCCAGTACAGCCTCCTTGCCCGTTCCATGGGTATGGAAGAGGTTCAGTTTAGCAAATGGCTCTTATCTGCAACACCAGCAGAGCGTGAAAAAGTACTTCAAGATTATCGTAAGAGAAAGGAGAAGATTCCTAATGATTGA
- the LOC129891469 gene encoding switch 2 isoform X1 gives MSLNTFKETLKPCTNQSFSQSSSTSYNFDTKSVNPRKPPKSSLSQQLLRLEDHTTLLQNQPQTPKKQNHFDSKKKYEKSEEGEEEEEEEKGIRFGRPKLDSLLLDQAGPYEPLVLSSLGEKPLVQVPASINCRLLEHQREGVKFLYSLYQNNHGGVLGDDMGLGKTIQSIAFLAAVFGKDGDLPESSISKERRRRTMGPVLIVCPSSLIHNWENEFSKWATFSVCIYHGPNCDLMIDKLEARGVEILITSFDTYRIHGRILSDVEWEIVIVDEAHRLKNEKSKLYEACLAIKTQNRYGLTGTIMQNRLMELFNLFDWVIPGCLGTREHFREFYEEPLKHGQRSSAPDRFVRVADERKQHLVSVLRKYLLRRTKEETIGHLMLGKEDNVVFCAMSELQKRVYQRMLLLPDVQCLINKDVPCSCGSPLKQVECCSRTASDGVIWPYLHRDNPDGCDHCPFCLVLPCLVKLQQISNHLELIKPNPRDDPDKQKRDAEFAAAVFGKDVDLVGGNTQTKSFLGLSNVEHCGKMRALEKLMSSWVSQSDKILLFSYSVRMLDILEKFIIRKGYGFSRLDGSTPTGLRQSLVDDFNSSPSKQVFLLSTKAGGLGLNLVSANRVVIFDPNWNPAHDLQAQDRSFRFGQKRHVVVFRLLAAGSLEELVYTRQVYKQQLSNIAVSGNMEKRYFEGVQDSKEFQGELFGICNLFRDLSDKLFTSEIIELHEKNRKEDDGTHSKQDLNVLGMCFVPEKEITASSFVGAKSRKHKEEECTAVAPVLEDLGIVYAHRYEDIVNLGPAKIKEKKEQTMHLDYPSRQPKFSTVEKRKSDTITGKENVGTVNPITIRKKSQYSLLARSMGMEEVQFSKWLLSATPAEREKVLQDYRKRKEKIPND, from the exons ATGTCTCTAAACACCTTCAAGGAGACGCTCAAGCCCTGTACTAATCAATCATTCTCACAATCTTCATCAACTTCATACAATTTTGACACCAAATCTGTAAACCCTAGAAAACCCCCAAAATCTTCTCTGTCTCAGCAGCTTTTACGACTCGAAGATCACACTACGCTGCTTCAAAACCAACCCCAAACCCCCAAAAAGCAGAATCATTTTGATTcgaagaaaaaatatgaaaaatcagaggagggagaagaggaagaagaagaagaaaagggaatTAGGTTTGGGAGACCCAAGTTGGATTCTTTATTGCTAGATCAAGCAGGACCGTATGAGCCGTTGGTTCTGTCTTCACTGGGTGAAAAACCTCTTGTTCAG gTTCCAGCATCTATAAACTGTAGGCTTTTGGAGCATCAACGAGAAGGAGTGAAATTTTTGTATAGCTTGTATCAGAATAATCACGGAGGAGTTCTTGGAGATGATAT GGGACTTGGTAAGACCATCCAAAGCATCGCATTCTTAGCTGCTGTATTTGGTAAGGATGGAGATTTACCTGAATCATCAATCTCGAAGGAACGCCGACGACGAACAATGGGACCTGTACTAATAGTTTGTCCCTCTTCTTTGATCCACAATTGGGAAAATGAGTTTTCCAAGTGGGCAACATTTAGTGTTTGCATTTATCACGGGCCAAACTGTGATCTAATGATTGACAAACTAGAAGCACGTGGAGTGGAGATACTTATAACCAGTTTTGATACATACAGGATCCATGGAAGAATTTTATCAGATGTTGAATGGGAGATTGTGATTGTTGATGAGGCACATCGACTCAAGAATGAGAAATCAAAACTATACGAGGCATGTTTAGCAATAAAGACCCAAAACCGTTATGGTCTTACAGGAACAATAATGCAGAATAGATTAATGGAATTGTTCAATCTGTTTGACTGGGTGATACCTGGTTGCTTGGGAACACGTGAACACTTCCGAGAGTTTTACGAGGAGCCCCTCAAACATGGACAGAGATCAAGTGCTCCAGATAGATTTGTTCGAGTTGCTGATGAGCGGAAACAACACTTAGTATCAGTTCTGCGCAAATATTTGTTAAGAAGGACAAAAGAGGAAACTATTGGACATCTCATGTTAGGGAAGGAAGATAATGTTGTTTTTTGTGCGATGAGCGAACTGCAAAAACGGGTGTATCAGAGAATGCTACTGTTACCTGATGTACAATGCCTTATCAATAAGGATGTCCCTTGCAGTTGCGGAAGCCCTCTCAAGCAAGTCGAATGTTGCAGCCGGACCGCGTCAGATGGTGTCATCTGGCCCTACCTTCACAGGGACAATCCAGATGGTTGTGATCACTGCCCTTTTTGCCTTGTTCTTCCATGTCTCGTCAAGCTCCAGCAG ATAAGCAACCATTTGGAGCTTATCAAGCCTAATCCAAGGGATGATCCAGATAAACAAAAAAGAGATGCAGAATTTGCTGCTGCTGTATTTGGTAAGGACGTTGATTTGGTTGGAGGGAATACTCAAACcaagagtttcttgggcttaagTAATGTTGAACATTGCGGGAAAATGAGAGCATTGGAGAAACTAATGTCCTCTTGGGTTTCACAAAGTGACAAGATTCTTCTTTTCAGCTATTCTGTAAG GATGCTGGACattcttgagaaatttattATACGCAAAGGCTATGGTTTTTCAAGACTTGATGGTTCCACCCCAACTGGCCTGCGCCAGTCTCTAGTTGATGACTTCAACTCTAGTCCAAGCAAACAG GTATTCCTATTATCAACAAAAGCTGGCGGCCTTGGCCTCAACCTTGTTAGCGCGAATCGTGTAGTGATATTTGATCCAAACTGGAATCCTGCCCACGATTTGCAGGCCCAGGACAGGTCATTTCGATTTGGACAGAAGCGGCATGTTGTTGTTTTCCGCCTACTTGCAGCTGGTTCTCTTGAAGAACTTGTTTACACTCGTCAGGTCTACAAACAGCAGTTATCAAACATCGCTGTCTCTGGAAATATGGAAAAACGCTATTTCGAGGGAGTACAG GATAGCAAGGAGTTTCAAGGGGAGCTATTTGGAATATGCAATCTTTTCAGAGATTTATCTGACAAGCTCTTCACAAGTGAGATCATTGAATTGCATGAAAAGAACAGAAAGGAAGATGATGGAACTCACTCAAAGCAGGACTTGAATGTACTTGGGATGTGTTTTGTTCCTGAGAAAGAAATAACAGCATCATCTTTTGTGGGAGCTAAAAGCAGAAAACATAAAGAAGAGGAGTGCACTGCAGTTGCTCCAGTTCTTGAAGACCTAG GTATTGTATATGCTCATCGGTATGAAGACATTGTTAACCTTGGACCGGCAAAGatcaaagagaaaaaagaacaaaCCATGCATTTAGATTATCCTTCGCGTCAGCCAAAGTTTTCAACTGTTGAGAAGAGAAAATCCGACACCATAACTGGGAAGGAGAATGTAGGAACTGTCAATCCTATAACGATCCGCAAAAAGAGCCAGTACAGCCTCCTTGCCCGTTCCATGGGTATGGAAGAGGTTCAGTTTAGCAAATGGCTCTTATCTGCAACACCAGCAGAGCGTGAAAAAGTACTTCAAGATTATCGTAAGAGAAAGGAGAAGATTCCTAATGATTGA
- the LOC129892568 gene encoding early nodulin-like protein 1, with protein MDSLSFVGFFFVIFLSFICSSQGYKFYVGGKQGWVLEPSESYDHWARRNRFQINDTIVFKYKKGSDSVLVVHDKDDYLKCNKTKPIHHLKDGHSKLKFTRNGRFYFISGKDDNCEKGQKVLVVVMSPNHHNRHKSPSPASSPVATQTPPPESVPSVVAPAPGSVSPVPAPATSAAAVDVSSSIVLFGVFVSLIATAIFL; from the exons atggaTTCTCTTTCATTTGTTGGTTTTTTCTTTGTGatctttttgagttttatatgtTCGTCTCAAGGCTATAAGTTCTATGTTGGTGGCAAACAAGGTTGGGTTTTAGAGCCATCTGAATCTTATGATCACTGGGCTAGAAGAAATCGCTTTCAAATCAATGACACTATCG TTTTCAAGTACAAGAAAGGGTCAGATTCAGTTTTGGTGGTCCATGACAAAGATGATTACTTAAAATGCAACAAAACAAAGCCCATCCATCATTTAAAAGATGGCCattcaaaattgaaatttaCAAGAAATGGCCGATTTTATTTCATTAGTGGAAAAGACGATAACTGTGAGAAAGGCCAGAAGGTTCTAGTAGTTGTCATGTCGCCCAATCACCACAATCGCCATAAATCTCCATCTCCGGCGAGTTCTCCGGTGGCCACCCAGACTCCTCCGCCGGAATCTGTTCCTTCCGTCGTGGCACCGGCACCGGGATCTGTTTCACCAGTTCCGGCTCCGGCGACGTCGGCGGCTGCAGTGGATGTTAGTTCATCAATTGTTTTGTTTGGGGTTTTTGTTAGTTTGATTGCGACAGCTATTTTTCTGTAA